The DNA region CCAGGGGCTGCTGGTTGACGCAGTTGCCCTGGTTGGAGCGCTCGAACTTGGCCAGCTTGTAGGTGGTGTAGGTGCCGTCGTCGTTGAGGGTCTCGATGACGTCGGCGGAGACCTCCTTGACGACACCGGCCTTCTTGGCGACGAGCACGTCACCGGCGTCGACCGCGGCCCGGTACTCGATGCCGGTGCCGACCAGCGGCGAGTCGCTGCGGACCAGCGGAACGGCCTGACGCTGCATGTTGGCGCCCATGAGCGCACGGTTGGCGTCGTCGTGCTCGAGGAACGGGATCAGCGCGGTCGCGACCGACACCATCTGGCGCGGCGAGACGTCGATGTAGTCGACCTCGTCGGCCAGGAGCTCGGAGACCTCACCGTCGCGCTGGCGAACCAGGACGCGCTCGGTGGCGAACTTCATGTTCTCGTCGACGGCCGCGTTGGCCTGCGCGATGACGTACTTGTCCTCGTCGTCGGCGGTCAGGTAGTCGATCTGGTCGGTGACGACGCCGTTGACGACCTTGCGGTAGGGCGTCTCCACGAAACCGAACGGGTTGATCCGGCCGAAGGAGGCCAGCGAGCCGATCAGACCGATGTTGGGACCTTCAGGGGTCTCGATCGGGCACATCCGGCCGTAGTGCGACGGGTGGACGTCTCGGACCTCCATGCCGGCGCGGTCACGGGAGAGACCACCCGGGCCGAGGGCCGACAGACGACGCTTGTGCGTCAGGCCCGCGAGCGGGTTGTTCTGGTCCATGAACTGCGACAGCTGCGAGGTGCCGAAGAACTCCTTCAGCGCAGCGACCACGGGACGGATGTTGATCAGGGACTGCGGCGTGATCGCCTCGACGTCCTGGGTCGTCATCCGCTCGCGCACGACGCGCTCCATACGGGCAAGGCCCGTACGCAGCTGGTTCTGGATCAGCTCGCCGACCGTCCGCATCCGGCGGTTGCCGAAGTGGTCGATGTCGTCGGCGGCGATGTCGATCGTGCCCTGCGGGGTCTCGAGCTGCGTACGCCCGTCGTGCAGAGCCACGACGTACTTGATCGTCGCGACGATGTCGTCGACGGTCAGGGTCTGCTGGTCGAAGGCCTCGGTCAGACCGAGCTTCTTGTTGACCTTGTAGCGGCCGACCTTGGCGGTGTCGTAGCGCTTCGGGTTGAAGTAGTAGTTGTTCAGCAGCGTCTGCGCGGCCTCACGCGTGGGCGGCTCGCCCGGGCGCAGCTTGCGGTAGATGTCGAGCAGCGCGTCGTCCTGGGCGGTGGTGCTGTCCTTCTCCAGGGTCAGCATCATCGACTCGTACTCGCCGAACTCCTCGCGGATCTGCTCGTTGGTCCAGCCGAGGGCCTTGAGCAGCACGGTGACGTTCTGCTTGCGCTTGCGGTCGAGGCGGACGCCGACGAGGTCGCGCTTGTCGATCTCGAACTCGAGCCAGGCACCACGGCTCGGGATCAGCTTGGCGGTGTAGATGTCCTTGTCCGACGTCTTGTCGGCGGTGCGCTCGAAGTAGACGCCCGGGGACCGGACGAGCTGGGAGACGACGACACGCTCGGTGCCGTTGATGACGAAGGTGCCCTGGTCGGTCATGAGCGGGAAGTCACCCATGAAGACCGTCTGGCCCTTGATCTCACCAGTGTCGTTGTTGGTGAACTCCGCCGAGACATAGAGCGGCGCGGAGTAGGTGAAGTCCTTCTCCTTGCACTCCTCGACGGTGTACTTGGGGTCGTAGAAGACAGGGCTCTCGAAGGAGAGGGACATCGTCTCCGAGAAGTCCTCGATCGGGGAGATCTCCTCGAAGATCTCCTGTAGACCGGACTTGTGAGACACGTCCTCACCCGCGGCTTCGCGGGCGGCAACCTGCTCCTGCCAGCGCTCGTTGCCGATCAGCCAGTCAAAGCTTTCGGTCTGGAGGGCGAGGAGCTGAGGGAGCTCGAGAGGCTCTGAGATCTTTGCGAAAGAGATGCGGCGAGGGGTGGAGTCACCCGACGAGGTGCGCGCGGCCAAGAGGAATCCTTCGACAAGGTTCGCAGGTGGATTCGCGCCGCCGACCACCGAACAGCCACCGGGCAGGCTGAGGGGCATATGAAGGCATGCGCAAAGCGCCATAGTACGGCATAAAAGCGCACTTCACAACACCGGGCCTCAATTAAAGTCCGGCGTTCCTTCATTCACACCTTCGGCGCCCGACCGTCGGCGTTGTCGATCGTTGCCTTGTCGAGCATCGCGGATGATCATGCGCCTCTTCGGCACCCCGGGTCAAGCATCCGCGCCAATCGGTCCGTCCTCCGGGAAGGTTGATCCGATCACTTGACAGGTAGGACGAGGCCTGCGGGCCTAGTCCTTGCTGGGCTGGGTCTCGACCTTGTCCACCAGCCACTCGTCGCCGACCTTGGTCATGGTGAGCATCGCGTACTCCTGGTAGCCGATCGGGGTGCTGCGCTGGGCGTTGGTGACCTGACGGTCGACCAGCACCAGGATCTGCACGGTGTCGTCGGAGACCCGGATGACGCCGGCGTCGACCGGGGCGAGGGTCTTCACCACCGTCTTCGTCTCGGGGACGTTGTCGACGAGCACCGCGAAGAGACGGTCGTAGTCCTCGCGGTAGTCCTTCGTCATCACGTCGTGAGCCTTGCTCTTCGACGCGTCCATCTTGCTGTAGTCGTAGGACAGCAGCGGGACCACGGCCTTCTTGGCCGCCTCGAGCGCCTCGGCGCCCTGCTCCTCGACGAGAAGCTTGTGGTTGCGGGTGATCTGCTTGCCCACCGCACCCTCGACCGTGCTGGTCGTGACGTTGTTGTTGGAGACGGTCTCCACCTTCTCCTGCCCGAAGAAGACCACACCGGCGGCCACGACCGCGGCCAGGGCGAGGGCACCGGCAGCGACCAGGCCCCACGTCGGGAGCACCGGGAGCGTACGGCCACCGGGCTCCTTCGTCTCGTCGTCGGAGTCCTCGGTGTCCTCGGCGTCCTCGGGAGCGTCCGGTACGTCCTCGGCCACCGCGTCCTCGACGGCAGCGGTCTCCACGGCGGCCTCAGGGCCGTCGTCCTCGGCCTCGTCGCTCTCGTCCTCGTCGCTCTCGGCAGCGGCGGCCTCGAGGGCGGCGAGCTCGGCGTCGTACGCAGCCCGCTTGTCAGCGTCCAGAAGGACGGCGGCGGCCTCGTTGAGGGTGCGGAAGCGACGGTCGGTCGGGTCCAGATCGGCGATCGCCGACTTCCAGGCCGCCCGGATGTCGTCGGTGGCGGCGTCGGGCTCGACGTCGAGCAGGTCGTACCAGGTCGGAGAAGTCATCGTGGAACTCATGGTGTCACCCCTTGGCTGCTTTCCGAAGTAGGAGCCTCCTCGGCGGGATACCAGTCGTCGACCAGCCACTTCCCGTTCTGCTTCACGAGCTCCACCTCCGTCCGGGCGAGCTGGCGCGCCGCCTCGACGCGCTCCTCGGACCCCTCGGACTTCGGGTAGCTGATCGCGAGCTCGGCGACGACCAGCACGGTCGCGCTGTCCTCGTCGAGGCCGGCGACCGCCGTGCTGTGCACGTCGCTGGTGCGACCGACGCCCTGCTGGACGACGGTGGCCTCGGCGAAGGCGACGTTGCCGAGGAAGCTCTTCTCGAACTTGGGGGTCAGCAGCGCGCCGACCTCCTTGCGGTAGTCCGGCATCGTCTTCTTGTCGCTGCCGATGTCCTCGGGACCGTAGGTGTTGACCCGCCCGACGAACTTGTCGGCAGCGGCCATCACCTGCTCGCGCTGGCTCACCACGGAGTCGTCGGCGCCGCGGGTCAGCTGCCAGCCGACGTAGCCGACGGCGGCGATGATGACGGCGATCAGCAGCGCCAGCACGCCCCAGCGGAGCAGAGCGCCCTGCCTGGCCGTCGCCTGGTCGTTCTCTGAGCCGGTCTCCGTATCGGGGCCGGGGTCGGTCGTGGTGCTCAAAACGGATCACTCTCTGTGGTCAGTGGCTCCAGGAGCCATTTCCAAGCATCCTCACCGTACGCCGCCGGCGAATCGGTCGATGCGGCAGCACTCCGGGGCCCCGAACCCGGCGGGCTGCATGTGGTCGAAGTCGTCGCGCTACTGGGTCTCCATCGGCTGGAGGTAGAGCCACTTCCAGGCGTCGTCGCCGTAGGAGGACGGCGCCGCGGTCGACACCGAGGTGTCCTCCGCCTCGCCCCAGGTCAGCTTGCCCGTCTCCGGGTCGAAGGACGCGACCGAGCCGGCCTCGCCGACACCGGCACGCGGCAGCTGGCTGGAGCCGCGGGCGTTGGACTTGGACGGGTCCTCGGTGCAGGAGACCTCGGTGTTGAACGGACGGCTCTGCAGGTCCAGCGGGCTGCGCTTCTTGGTGCTCTCGTAGCCCTTCTTGCACGGAGTCTGGCTGGTGATCACCAGTCCGAAGTGCGCCTGCGCCAGGCCCGGGTGGCCGACGTCGACCACGGCGAAGCTGCCCTCCACCACGGTGGGGAAGATGGAGAGCAGGTGCTTGACGCCCGGCAGGTTCTTGCGGACGACCTTGCCCGTCACCAGCACCTCGTTGAGGAGCTCGCTGATCTCCACGTCGTTCTGCTCGAGGAACGTACGCAGCTCGGTGGCGCCGGCGGAGCCGCTCTCGATCAGCTTGATCAGGTCCTTGTTGGAGCCTGCGAGCGTGCCGGTGAACAGCTCCAGGTCGGTCGCGAACGACTTGATCGCCGAGGTGCTGTCGAGCTGCCCCTGGAGGACGGTGTTGCTGTCCCGGATCAGCTGCGTGGTCAGCCCGAAGTTCTGGTCGGCGGTCTCCACGAACGCGGTGCCGGTGTCGATGATGGTCTGCAGGTCCTGACCGGTGCCGGCGAAACCCTTGCCGAGCTCGTCGACGGTGGTCGTCAGCGCCTTCTGGTCGACCGAGTTCACGGTGACGGTGATGTCCTCGAGCAGCTTCTCGGTCGGCAGGGGCGTGGCCGTCGCCGCGCGGGCGATCTCCGACCCCTCCTCGAGGTAGGGCGCACCCTTCGACTGCGGCTGCAGCTCGACGTACTGCTCACCGACGGCGGAGCGGTTGCCGACCACGGCGAGGCTGTCCGCCGGGATCTTGTCCTTCCACGCGTTGTCGATCTTCAGCGTGACGTCGACGCCGCTGCGGTTGAGCACGAGCTCACCGACCTGGCCGATCTTGACGCCCCGGTAGTCGACCTCGGCGTCCTCGTAGATGCCGCCCGACTGCTCGAAGTGGGCCATCACGACGTAGTGGTCCTTGAGGAACAGGGACCCCAGCCGGGCGTAGCGCGCACCGACGAAGCTGACCCCGACGAGGGTGATCAGCAGGAAGATCATCAGCTGCATCTTCGTACGGCGGGTGATCATGAGACGCCCTCCTGATGAGTGTTGCTCGAGGTGCTCAGTGCCGGGATCATCAGCGAGGTCAGACCCGGGTCGAGCTCCTTGCTCAGCTCCTCGTACGTCACCGCATGCGTGCCTGGTGTCGCGCCGGCGCGACAGAACAGCAGCAGGACGCACCCGGTGCCGTCGTCACCTGACGTGCTGCCGTCGTCGGACGAGGACGTTCCGAGGCCGAGCAGGCCGTCGAGGGTCTTCCCGATGGAGCCGAGCACACCGGTCACGCACGCCTGAGGCGCCGTCGACTGCCCGGTCAGCGCTTCCTGGCACGTGTCGATGGCACTGGCCAGCCCGCCTTCCTTGCAGACGTTGGTGAGGTTGTTGAGCCAGTCGAGAGCCGTCTCCTCGTCGGGGAAGGTCTTGATCTTCCGGTTGATCTCCTCGAGGCCCCAGCAGGCGGCGCTTCCCACCCGAGGGGCGTTCTGCAGCAGGGTGTCGAGGTTGAGGTCGACGGTGACGTCGAGGTTGACGAAGTCACCCATGTGCAGGTTGCGCGCGGTCTGCGGCGAGCCACCGACCGCCTGGTCGACGAACGGGTAGGTGAGGATCGTGTTCATCGCCTTGACGAAGTTGTCGCCGGCGTCGGCGAGGTTCGACAGCAGCGGCCGGAGGTCCTTCACGATGCCGATCGTGTTGTCCTTCGACGCCCTGATCACACGTACGCCGGTGTCGCCGAGCCGCTCGAGCGCCTCGAGCATCTTGACCAGGTCGGCGCGCTGCTTGTCGATGCTGGAGATCGCCGAGGGAAGCTCGTCGAGGGCGGCGTCGATGGAGCCCATCTGCGCGTTGGTGGCCTTCGCCAGCGCATCGAGCGCCTCGATGGCCGCGACGATCTTCTCCTTGTTGTTGTCGAGGTCGCGCGCCAGCTTCTCCACCTGGTGGAGCACCGAGCGGGCCGAGTCCTCGCGACCCTCGAGGGCCTTGTTGAGCTCGGTCGAGATCGTCTTCAGCTGGGCGACGCCACCACCGTTGAGCAGCAGGCTCAGCGCACTGAAGACCTCTTCGATCTCCGGGTTACGGCCGGTCTGGGCCAGCGGGATGGTCGAACCGTCGGTCAGCTTCGTCGACTCGGGCTCCGCCGGCCGCTCCAGGGAGACGAACTTCTCGCCGAGCAGGGAGGTCTGCTGGATCGAGGCCCGTGTGTTGGCGGGCAGGTCCACGTCCTTCTTCAGCAGCATCTCGACGGTCGCGACACCGTCGTCGAGCCAGATCTTGTTGATCTTGCCGACGTCGATGTCCTCGAGCTTCACGGTCGACTGGGGCACCAGGTCGAGGGTGTCCTGGAACTGCGCGGTGACCGAGATCGCGTCGTCTCCGGCGTCCACACCGCCCGGGAGCGGCAGGTCGTAGACGGAGAAGCTGCCGCAGCCGGTCAGCATCAGGGCGCCGACGAGCACACCGACGAACGCCTGGACGGCGCGCTTCATGGTCCTCATCGGTCCGTCACCTCCACCAGGCCGCCGAGCGACATGTCATAGGGCACTCCGTAGGACGAGCCCGTGCCGGGGCCGATCGCCGCGGAGCGGTTCAGACCGGGCATCTGCCGGATCTGCGTGCAGATCTCGGCGCTGCTGCCGTTGGTCGCCTGGTCCACGAGGCTGCACAGGAACGAGGCCGGGTTCTGGACGATCTCGTCGAGGACCATCGTGATGTTGGCGTTGGTGTCCAGCGTGCCGGTCTCCGGGTTGTACGCCAGGCCCAGGTTGTTGAGGGCCAGCGGAGCGGTCCGGAGGCTCTCGTCGAGCGCCTTGCGCTGCTTCACGAGCACCTTGCCGATCCGGTTGAGGCCTTGGATGTCCTCGCGCAGGATCGCCTTGTTGTCGCGGACGAACTGGGTCACCTTGGTCAGCGCCACCGACAGGTTCTTCATCGACGCCGCGAGCTCCTGACGCTCACCCTCCAGCATCGAGGAGACCTCCGCGAGGGCCTGGGCGAAGTCGCGTACGGTCTGGTCGTTCTCGGCGAGCGTGCCGATGAAGCCCTCGAGCTGCTCGGCGGAGTCGAAGAACTGCTCGTCGCGGTTGTCGAGCGTCTTGGTCAGCTTGCCGAGGTCGCCGACGGTCGAGTTGATCTTCTCGCCCTGGCCGCCGAGGTTCTTCGCGGTCTGCTGCAGCAGATCGGTGAGCGCGCCGTTCTTGTTGGCGCCGTCCGGCCCGAGCGCGACCACCAGGTCGTCGACGCTGGAGTAGATCTGGTCGAGCTCGACCGGGACCGACGTCTTGTCGGTGCTCAGCACCGCCCCGTCGTCCATCTTCTCGCCGCCGTCGTAGGCGGGCGTGACCTGGACGTAGCGGTCACCGACGATGGAGGGCGAGATGACCACGGCCTTCCCGTCGGCGGGCAGGTCGACGTCCTCCCGGTACTCCATGGTGACCTTGACGTCGGTGCCGTTCGGCTCGACGGCGGTCACCTTGCCGACGGCGACACCGAGCACGCGCAGGTCGCTGCCCTCGTAGAGGGAGACCGTGCGCGGGAAGTGCGCCACCAGCGTCTTCTCGCCGGTGTCGCGGACCAGCGCCCAGGCGCCGACGGCCAGGACGAGCGCAC from Nocardioides luteus includes:
- the rpoB gene encoding DNA-directed RNA polymerase subunit beta, which produces MAARTSSGDSTPRRISFAKISEPLELPQLLALQTESFDWLIGNERWQEQVAAREAAGEDVSHKSGLQEIFEEISPIEDFSETMSLSFESPVFYDPKYTVEECKEKDFTYSAPLYVSAEFTNNDTGEIKGQTVFMGDFPLMTDQGTFVINGTERVVVSQLVRSPGVYFERTADKTSDKDIYTAKLIPSRGAWLEFEIDKRDLVGVRLDRKRKQNVTVLLKALGWTNEQIREEFGEYESMMLTLEKDSTTAQDDALLDIYRKLRPGEPPTREAAQTLLNNYYFNPKRYDTAKVGRYKVNKKLGLTEAFDQQTLTVDDIVATIKYVVALHDGRTQLETPQGTIDIAADDIDHFGNRRMRTVGELIQNQLRTGLARMERVVRERMTTQDVEAITPQSLINIRPVVAALKEFFGTSQLSQFMDQNNPLAGLTHKRRLSALGPGGLSRDRAGMEVRDVHPSHYGRMCPIETPEGPNIGLIGSLASFGRINPFGFVETPYRKVVNGVVTDQIDYLTADDEDKYVIAQANAAVDENMKFATERVLVRQRDGEVSELLADEVDYIDVSPRQMVSVATALIPFLEHDDANRALMGANMQRQAVPLVRSDSPLVGTGIEYRAAVDAGDVLVAKKAGVVKEVSADVIETLNDDGTYTTYKLAKFERSNQGNCVNQQPLVDEGARVEVGSPLADGPATQGAEMALGANLLVAFQSWQGHNYEDAIILSQRLVQQDYLTSIHIEEHEVDARDTKLGPEEITRDIPNVSEEMLADLDERGIIRIGAEVTTGDILVGKVTPKGETELTPEERLLRAIFGEKAREVRDTSMKVPHGEEGTVIGVRVFDREEGDELPPGVNQLVRVYVAQKRKISVGDKLAGRHGNKGVIAKILPVEDMPFMEDGTPVDVLLNPLGVPRRMNIGQVLELHLGWLAKQGWDLNLSDDPDDSAWKQRLIKIHADKADPGTKVATPVFDGAREDEITGLLASTLPNRDGQRVVGTDGKARLFDGRSGEPFPEPVAVGYMYILKLHHLVDDKIHARSTGPYSMITQQPLGGKAQFGGQRFGEMEVWAMEAYGAAYALQELLTIKSDDVPGRVKVYEAIVKGENIPDSGIPESFKVLVKEMQSLCLNVEVLSQDGSAIELRDAEEDVFRAAEELGIDLSRREPSSVEEV
- a CDS encoding J domain-containing protein gives rise to the protein MTSPTWYDLLDVEPDAATDDIRAAWKSAIADLDPTDRRFRTLNEAAAVLLDADKRAAYDAELAALEAAAAESDEDESDEAEDDGPEAAVETAAVEDAVAEDVPDAPEDAEDTEDSDDETKEPGGRTLPVLPTWGLVAAGALALAAVVAAGVVFFGQEKVETVSNNNVTTSTVEGAVGKQITRNHKLLVEEQGAEALEAAKKAVVPLLSYDYSKMDASKSKAHDVMTKDYREDYDRLFAVLVDNVPETKTVVKTLAPVDAGVIRVSDDTVQILVLVDRQVTNAQRSTPIGYQEYAMLTMTKVGDEWLVDKVETQPSKD
- a CDS encoding MCE family protein produces the protein MITRRTKMQLMIFLLITLVGVSFVGARYARLGSLFLKDHYVVMAHFEQSGGIYEDAEVDYRGVKIGQVGELVLNRSGVDVTLKIDNAWKDKIPADSLAVVGNRSAVGEQYVELQPQSKGAPYLEEGSEIARAATATPLPTEKLLEDITVTVNSVDQKALTTTVDELGKGFAGTGQDLQTIIDTGTAFVETADQNFGLTTQLIRDSNTVLQGQLDSTSAIKSFATDLELFTGTLAGSNKDLIKLIESGSAGATELRTFLEQNDVEISELLNEVLVTGKVVRKNLPGVKHLLSIFPTVVEGSFAVVDVGHPGLAQAHFGLVITSQTPCKKGYESTKKRSPLDLQSRPFNTEVSCTEDPSKSNARGSSQLPRAGVGEAGSVASFDPETGKLTWGEAEDTSVSTAAPSSYGDDAWKWLYLQPMETQ
- a CDS encoding MCE family protein; the protein is MRTMKRAVQAFVGVLVGALMLTGCGSFSVYDLPLPGGVDAGDDAISVTAQFQDTLDLVPQSTVKLEDIDVGKINKIWLDDGVATVEMLLKKDVDLPANTRASIQQTSLLGEKFVSLERPAEPESTKLTDGSTIPLAQTGRNPEIEEVFSALSLLLNGGGVAQLKTISTELNKALEGREDSARSVLHQVEKLARDLDNNKEKIVAAIEALDALAKATNAQMGSIDAALDELPSAISSIDKQRADLVKMLEALERLGDTGVRVIRASKDNTIGIVKDLRPLLSNLADAGDNFVKAMNTILTYPFVDQAVGGSPQTARNLHMGDFVNLDVTVDLNLDTLLQNAPRVGSAACWGLEEINRKIKTFPDEETALDWLNNLTNVCKEGGLASAIDTCQEALTGQSTAPQACVTGVLGSIGKTLDGLLGLGTSSSDDGSTSGDDGTGCVLLLFCRAGATPGTHAVTYEELSKELDPGLTSLMIPALSTSSNTHQEGVS
- a CDS encoding MCE family protein, producing MNKYIVPIIIGALVLAVGAWALVRDTGEKTLVAHFPRTVSLYEGSDLRVLGVAVGKVTAVEPNGTDVKVTMEYREDVDLPADGKAVVISPSIVGDRYVQVTPAYDGGEKMDDGAVLSTDKTSVPVELDQIYSSVDDLVVALGPDGANKNGALTDLLQQTAKNLGGQGEKINSTVGDLGKLTKTLDNRDEQFFDSAEQLEGFIGTLAENDQTVRDFAQALAEVSSMLEGERQELAASMKNLSVALTKVTQFVRDNKAILREDIQGLNRIGKVLVKQRKALDESLRTAPLALNNLGLAYNPETGTLDTNANITMVLDEIVQNPASFLCSLVDQATNGSSAEICTQIRQMPGLNRSAAIGPGTGSSYGVPYDMSLGGLVEVTDR